A window of Streptomyces sp. SAI-127 contains these coding sequences:
- the rplV gene encoding 50S ribosomal protein L22, with translation MEARAQARYIRVTPMKARRVVDLIRGMDATEAQAVLRFAPQAASVPVGKVLDSAIANAAHNYDHTDAGSLVISEAYVDEGPTLKRFRPRAQGRAYRIRKRTSHITVVVSSKEGTR, from the coding sequence ATGGAAGCCAGGGCCCAGGCGCGGTACATCCGCGTTACGCCCATGAAGGCCCGCCGCGTGGTGGACCTTATCCGTGGCATGGACGCCACGGAGGCTCAGGCGGTCCTGCGATTCGCTCCGCAGGCCGCCTCCGTGCCCGTCGGCAAGGTGCTCGACAGCGCCATCGCCAACGCCGCACACAACTACGACCACACCGACGCCGGCAGCCTCGTCATCTCCGAGGCGTACGTCGACGAGGGCCCGACCCTGAAGCGGTTCCGTCCGCGCGCCCAGGGCCGTGCCTACCGGATCCGCAAGCGGACCAGCCACATCACCGTGGTCGTCAGCAGCAAGGAAGGAACCCGGTAA
- the rpsS gene encoding 30S ribosomal protein S19 yields MPRSLKKGPFVDDHLIKKVDAQNEAGSKNVIKTWSRRSMIVPAMLGHTLAVHNGKTHIPVFVTESMVGHKLGEFSPTRTFRGHVKDDRKSKRR; encoded by the coding sequence ATGCCGCGGAGTCTCAAGAAGGGGCCCTTCGTCGACGACCACCTGATCAAGAAGGTGGACGCCCAGAACGAAGCCGGTTCCAAGAACGTCATCAAGACCTGGTCCCGTCGCTCCATGATCGTGCCGGCCATGCTCGGCCACACGCTCGCGGTGCACAACGGCAAGACCCACATCCCGGTGTTCGTCACCGAGTCGATGGTCGGCCACAAGCTCGGCGAGTTCTCGCCGACGCGCACCTTCCGGGGTCACGTCAAGGACGACCGGAAGTCGAAGCGCCGCTAA
- the rplB gene encoding 50S ribosomal protein L2, with translation MGIRKYKPTTPGRRGSSVADFVEVTRSTPEKSLVRPLHSKGGRNNAGRVTVRHQGGGHKRAYRVIDFRRHDKDGVPAKVAHIEYDPNRTARIALLHYADGEKRYILAPRNLKQGDRVENGPGADIKPGNNLALRNIPVGTTIHAIEIRPGGGAKFARSAGASVQLLAKEGTMAHLRMPSGEIRLVDQRCRATVGEVGNAEQSNINWGKAGRKRWLGVRPTVRGVAMNPVDHPHGGGEGKTSGGRHPVSPWGQKEGRTRSPKKASNKYIVRRRKTNKKR, from the coding sequence ATGGGAATCCGCAAGTACAAGCCGACTACGCCGGGCCGTCGTGGCTCCAGCGTCGCCGACTTCGTCGAGGTCACGCGGTCCACGCCGGAGAAGTCGCTGGTCCGCCCGCTGCACAGCAAGGGCGGCCGTAACAACGCCGGTCGTGTGACCGTTCGCCACCAGGGTGGCGGACACAAGCGCGCCTACCGAGTCATCGACTTCCGTCGCCATGACAAGGACGGCGTGCCGGCGAAGGTCGCGCACATCGAGTACGACCCCAACCGCACCGCGCGCATCGCGCTGCTGCACTACGCGGACGGCGAGAAGCGCTACATCCTCGCCCCGCGCAACCTGAAGCAGGGCGACCGCGTCGAGAACGGTCCCGGGGCCGACATCAAGCCGGGCAACAACCTGGCGCTCCGCAACATCCCGGTCGGTACCACGATCCACGCGATCGAGATCCGTCCGGGTGGCGGCGCCAAGTTCGCCCGCTCCGCCGGTGCCTCCGTGCAGCTGCTGGCGAAGGAGGGCACGATGGCCCACCTTCGTATGCCCTCCGGTGAGATCCGCCTGGTCGACCAGCGCTGCCGCGCCACGGTCGGCGAGGTCGGCAACGCCGAGCAGAGCAACATCAACTGGGGTAAGGCCGGCCGCAAGCGCTGGCTGGGCGTCCGCCCGACCGTTCGCGGTGTGGCGATGAACCCGGTTGACCACCCCCACGGTGGTGGTGAGGGCAAGACCTCCGGTGGTCGCCACCCGGTCAGCCCCTGGGGTCAGAAGGAGGGTCGTACTCGTTCGCCGAAGAAGGCTTCGAACAAGTACATCGTCCGCCGCCGCAAGACGAACAAGAAGCGCTAG
- the rplW gene encoding 50S ribosomal protein L23: protein MATRHPSIASKAAKAAKAARVAKARRHAAEGKNTVVTPASKAFTDPRDVLLKPVVSEKSYALLDEGKYTFIVAPGANKTQIKQAVQAVFSVKVTGVNTINRQGKRKRTRTGFGKRADSKRAIVTLAEGDRIDIFGGPTA, encoded by the coding sequence ATGGCTACGCGTCACCCGAGCATCGCCTCGAAGGCCGCCAAGGCAGCCAAGGCCGCGCGCGTCGCCAAGGCCCGCCGCCACGCCGCCGAGGGCAAGAACACCGTCGTCACTCCGGCGAGCAAGGCCTTCACGGACCCCCGTGACGTCCTGCTGAAGCCGGTCGTGTCCGAGAAGAGCTACGCGCTTCTCGACGAGGGCAAGTACACGTTCATCGTGGCCCCCGGCGCCAACAAGACCCAGATCAAGCAGGCCGTCCAGGCGGTCTTCTCGGTCAAGGTCACCGGCGTCAACACGATCAACCGCCAGGGCAAGCGCAAGCGGACCCGCACCGGCTTCGGCAAGCGTGCCGACAGCAAGCGCGCGATCGTGACCCTTGCCGAGGGCGACCGTATCGACATCTTCGGCGGTCCGACCGCGTAA
- the rplD gene encoding 50S ribosomal protein L4, translating into MSTIDILSPSGDTAGTVELPAEIFDVEKISIPLLHQVVVAQLAAARQGTHKVKRRGEVRGGGKKPYSRQKGTGRARQGSTRAPQFAGGGVVHGPTPRDYSQRTPKKMKAAALRHALTDRARNNRIHVVSGVIEGESPSTKAAKTLFGKISERKNLLLVIDRADEAAWLSARNLPQVHILEPGQLNTYDVLVSDDVVFTQAAFESFVSGPKAADTEGSEA; encoded by the coding sequence ATGAGCACCATTGACATTCTGTCGCCCTCCGGCGACACCGCCGGGACCGTTGAGCTCCCGGCCGAGATCTTCGACGTTGAGAAGATCAGCATTCCGCTGCTTCACCAGGTCGTCGTCGCGCAGCTGGCCGCCGCCCGTCAGGGCACGCACAAGGTCAAGCGTCGTGGCGAGGTCCGCGGTGGCGGCAAGAAGCCCTACAGCCGCCAGAAGGGCACCGGCCGCGCCCGTCAGGGTTCGACCCGTGCGCCGCAGTTCGCCGGCGGTGGTGTCGTCCACGGCCCCACGCCGCGTGACTACTCGCAGCGGACCCCGAAGAAGATGAAGGCCGCGGCTCTGCGCCACGCCCTCACCGACCGGGCCCGCAACAACCGCATCCACGTCGTCTCCGGCGTCATCGAGGGCGAGTCGCCTTCGACGAAGGCCGCGAAGACGCTCTTCGGCAAGATCAGCGAGCGCAAGAACCTGCTGCTCGTCATCGACCGTGCCGACGAGGCCGCGTGGCTGTCCGCTCGCAACCTGCCCCAGGTCCACATCCTGGAGCCGGGCCAGCTGAACACGTACGACGTTCTCGTCTCGGACGACGTGGTCTTCACCCAGGCCGCTTTCGAGTCCTTCGTGTCTGGCCCCAAGGCCGCTGACACCGAAGGGAGCGAAGCCTGA
- the rplC gene encoding 50S ribosomal protein L3 has protein sequence MAKQIKGILGEKLGMTQVWDENNRVVPVTVVKAGPNVVTQVRTNDVDGYESVQIAFGEIDPRKVNKPLKGHFAKADVTPRRHLVEIRTADASEYTLGQEITAEVFEAGIKVDVTGKSKGKGFAGVMKRHNFKGLGAGHGTQRKHRSPGSIGGCATPGRVFKGLRMAGRMGNERVTTQNLTVHAVDAEKGLLLIKGAVPGPNGGLVLVRTAAKGA, from the coding sequence ATGGCTAAGCAGATCAAGGGCATCCTGGGCGAGAAGCTCGGCATGACGCAGGTGTGGGACGAGAACAACCGTGTTGTTCCGGTCACCGTCGTCAAGGCCGGCCCCAATGTCGTGACCCAGGTCCGTACGAACGACGTCGACGGGTACGAGTCCGTCCAGATCGCGTTCGGCGAGATCGACCCGCGCAAGGTGAACAAGCCCCTCAAGGGCCACTTCGCCAAGGCCGACGTCACTCCCCGCCGCCACCTCGTCGAGATCCGTACCGCTGACGCCAGCGAGTACACCCTCGGCCAGGAGATCACCGCCGAGGTGTTCGAGGCCGGCATCAAGGTCGACGTGACCGGCAAGAGCAAGGGCAAGGGCTTCGCCGGTGTCATGAAGCGTCACAACTTCAAGGGCCTCGGCGCCGGTCACGGCACCCAGCGCAAGCACCGCTCTCCCGGTTCCATCGGTGGCTGTGCCACCCCGGGCCGCGTGTTCAAGGGCCTCCGCATGGCGGGTCGTATGGGCAACGAGCGGGTCACCACCCAGAACCTGACCGTTCACGCCGTTGACGCGGAGAAGGGCCTGCTCCTCATCAAGGGCGCGGTTCCTGGTCCGAACGGCGGCCTCGTCCTGGTCCGCACCGCGGCCAAGGGGGCCTGA
- the rpsJ gene encoding 30S ribosomal protein S10, with product MAGQKIRIRLKAYDHEVIDSSAKKIVETVTRTGASVAGPVPLPTEKNVYCVIKSPHKYKDSREHFEMRTHKRLIDILDPTPKTVDSLMRLDLPAGVDIEIKL from the coding sequence ATGGCGGGACAGAAGATCCGCATCCGGCTCAAGGCCTACGACCACGAGGTCATCGACTCCTCGGCGAAGAAGATCGTCGAGACGGTGACGCGCACTGGTGCGTCGGTCGCGGGCCCGGTGCCGCTGCCCACTGAGAAGAACGTGTACTGCGTCATCAAGTCGCCGCACAAGTACAAGGACTCGCGCGAGCACTTCGAGATGCGCACGCACAAGCGTCTGATCGACATCCTCGACCCGACCCCCAAGACCGTTGACTCTCTGATGCGACTCGACCTCCCGGCCGGTGTCGACATCGAGATCAAGCTCTGA
- a CDS encoding acyltransferase has translation MSMQDAERGTSIPRRVVSGLQQPLPPLTVPTPPGQPIRAARHAAVRGRAGRRLYAIDGIRLLAALMVAMHHYAGTNRVDQPGNHIWDRPVSDIMPTVFRFASYGWIGVEIFFVISGFVICMSCWGRTPRQFFVSRVIRLYPAYWFAIAFTTTVLMLLPGVWDRLRMRDVLLNITMLQSGSGVMNVDGVYWTLWSELRFYLLFLVVVWSGLTYRKVVVFCCVWGAAAMLAPISKLPLLELVANPEGAWYFIAGLALYLMHRFGQDLLLWGILAMAWLMGQRELGIRIDEVEHVSGWRGSVAIFTVFLLVMVAVALGATDRIRWKWLVTAGALTYPLYLMHYAAGTAVINRLRDTMDARLLVVCVIAGFMLLSWLVHRFVERPVARLLKRGLDTSFARLRNANA, from the coding sequence GTGTCGATGCAGGATGCGGAGCGCGGAACGTCGATACCCAGACGGGTCGTCAGCGGCCTGCAGCAGCCGCTTCCGCCCCTCACCGTGCCCACCCCGCCGGGACAGCCCATCCGCGCCGCCCGGCACGCCGCCGTACGGGGCCGCGCCGGCCGCCGGCTCTACGCCATCGACGGCATCCGGCTCCTCGCCGCCCTCATGGTCGCCATGCACCACTACGCCGGCACCAACCGCGTCGACCAGCCGGGCAATCACATCTGGGACCGTCCGGTCTCCGACATCATGCCGACGGTCTTCCGGTTCGCCTCCTACGGCTGGATCGGCGTCGAGATCTTCTTCGTGATCAGCGGCTTCGTGATCTGCATGTCCTGCTGGGGCCGTACCCCGAGGCAGTTCTTCGTGTCCCGGGTGATCCGGCTGTACCCGGCGTACTGGTTCGCCATCGCGTTCACCACCACCGTCCTGATGCTGCTGCCCGGGGTGTGGGACCGCCTGCGCATGCGGGACGTACTCCTCAACATCACGATGCTCCAGTCCGGTTCGGGCGTCATGAACGTCGACGGCGTCTACTGGACCCTCTGGTCGGAGTTGCGCTTCTACCTGCTGTTCCTGGTGGTCGTGTGGAGCGGCCTGACCTACCGCAAGGTCGTCGTCTTCTGCTGTGTGTGGGGCGCCGCGGCCATGCTCGCCCCGATCTCGAAGCTGCCCCTGCTGGAACTGGTCGCCAACCCGGAGGGCGCCTGGTACTTCATCGCGGGCCTGGCGCTGTACCTGATGCACCGCTTCGGCCAGGACCTGCTGCTGTGGGGCATCCTCGCGATGGCCTGGCTGATGGGCCAGCGCGAACTGGGCATCCGGATCGACGAGGTCGAGCACGTGTCGGGGTGGCGGGGGAGCGTGGCGATCTTCACCGTGTTCCTGCTCGTCATGGTCGCCGTCGCCCTCGGCGCCACGGACCGCATCCGCTGGAAGTGGCTGGTGACGGCGGGCGCGCTGACGTATCCGCTGTATCTGATGCACTACGCGGCCGGTACGGCGGTCATCAACCGCCTGCGCGACACCATGGACGCCCGTCTGCTGGTCGTCTGCGTCATCGCCGGGTTCATGCTGCTGAGCTGGCTGGTGCACCGGTTCGTGGAACGGCCGGTGGCCCGGCTGCTGAAGCGGGGCCTCGACACGTCGTTCGCACGGCTGCGGAACGCGAACGCCTGA
- a CDS encoding phage holin family protein, translating into MYKRRRVTGTYAGAALAAGLLPGVSPVADTPSWDFLLSGSVLLIVGQLIHCYPSAVRTSPWILFGAIGIVQDALVWLLVSWISSRLDYGMNVDSFVTALLAGAIVRCLTLALMAFGPQPVPEAQAG; encoded by the coding sequence ATGTACAAACGAAGACGCGTCACAGGCACCTACGCCGGAGCCGCCCTCGCCGCCGGCCTGCTCCCCGGTGTCTCCCCCGTGGCCGACACCCCGTCCTGGGACTTCCTCCTCAGCGGCTCGGTCCTGCTGATCGTCGGTCAGCTCATCCACTGCTATCCGAGCGCCGTCAGGACGTCCCCGTGGATCCTCTTCGGCGCGATCGGCATCGTTCAGGACGCGCTGGTCTGGCTGCTCGTCTCCTGGATCAGCTCACGGCTGGACTACGGCATGAACGTGGATTCGTTCGTCACGGCTCTGCTGGCCGGCGCGATCGTCCGCTGCCTGACCCTCGCCCTCATGGCGTTCGGCCCGCAGCCGGTACCGGAGGCGCAGGCAGGATGA
- the tuf gene encoding elongation factor Tu, translating to MAKAKFERTKPHVNIGTIGHIDHGKTTLTAAITKVLHDAYPDLNEASAFDQIDKAPEERQRGITISIAHVEYQTETRHYAHVDCPGHADYIKNMITGAAQMDGAILVVAATDGPMPQTKEHVLLARQVGVPYIVVALNKADMVDDEEILELVELEVRELLSEYEFPGDDLPVVKVSALKALEGDKEWGQTVLDLMKAVDESIPQPERDVDKPFLMPIEDVFTITGRGTVVTGRIERGVLKVNETVDIIGIKTEKTTTTVTGIEMFRKLLDEGQAGENVGLLLRGIKREDVERGQVIIKPGSVTPHTEFEAQAYILSKDEGGRHTPFFNNYRPQFYFRTTDVTGVVTLPEGTEMVMPGDNTEMKVELIQPVAMEEGLKFAIREGGRTVGAGQVTKINA from the coding sequence GTGGCGAAGGCGAAGTTCGAGCGGACTAAGCCCCACGTCAACATCGGCACCATCGGTCACATCGACCACGGTAAGACGACCCTTACGGCCGCCATTACCAAGGTGCTGCACGACGCGTACCCGGACCTGAACGAGGCCTCGGCCTTCGACCAGATCGACAAGGCTCCCGAGGAGCGCCAGCGCGGTATCACCATCTCGATCGCGCACGTCGAGTACCAGACCGAGACGCGTCACTACGCCCACGTCGACTGCCCCGGTCACGCGGACTACATCAAGAACATGATCACGGGTGCGGCGCAGATGGACGGCGCCATCCTCGTGGTCGCCGCCACCGACGGCCCGATGCCGCAGACCAAGGAGCACGTGCTCCTGGCCCGCCAGGTCGGCGTTCCCTACATCGTCGTCGCCCTGAACAAGGCCGACATGGTGGACGACGAGGAGATCCTGGAGCTCGTCGAGCTCGAGGTGCGTGAGCTCCTCTCCGAGTACGAGTTCCCGGGCGACGACCTGCCGGTCGTCAAGGTCTCGGCGCTCAAGGCTCTGGAGGGCGACAAGGAGTGGGGCCAGACCGTCCTCGACCTGATGAAGGCCGTCGACGAGTCCATCCCGCAGCCCGAGCGTGACGTCGACAAGCCGTTCCTCATGCCCATCGAGGACGTCTTCACGATCACCGGTCGCGGTACGGTCGTCACCGGCCGTATCGAGCGTGGTGTCCTGAAGGTCAACGAGACCGTCGACATCATCGGCATCAAGACCGAGAAGACCACCACCACGGTCACCGGTATCGAGATGTTCCGCAAGCTGCTCGACGAGGGCCAGGCCGGTGAGAACGTCGGTCTGCTCCTCCGTGGCATCAAGCGCGAGGACGTCGAGCGCGGCCAGGTCATCATCAAGCCGGGCTCGGTCACCCCGCACACCGAGTTCGAGGCGCAGGCCTACATCCTGTCCAAGGACGAGGGTGGCCGCCACACGCCGTTCTTCAACAACTACCGTCCGCAGTTCTACTTCCGTACGACGGACGTGACCGGCGTGGTGACCCTCCCCGAGGGCACCGAGATGGTCATGCCGGGTGACAACACCGAGATGAAGGTGGAGCTCATCCAGCCCGTCGCCATGGAAGAGGGCCTGAAGTTCGCCATCCGTGAGGGTGGTCGCACGGTGGGCGCCGGCCAGGTCACCAAGATCAACGCCTGA
- the fusA gene encoding elongation factor G has product MATTSLDLAKVRNIGIMAHIDAGKTTTTERILFYTGVSYKIGEVHDGAATMDWMEQEQERGITITSAATTCHWPLEDNDYTINIIDTPGHVDFTVEVERSLRVLDGAVTVFDGVAGVEPQSETVWRQADRYGVPRICFVNKLDRTGAEFHRCVDMISDRLGAVPLVMQLPIGAEMDFKGVVDLVRMKALVWSAEAAKGEMYDVVDIPATHTEAAEEYRGKLVEAVAENDDEIMELFLEGQEPTEEQLYAAIRRITIASGKSDGVTVTPVFCGTAFKNKGVQPLLDAVVRYLPTPLDVEAIEGHDVKDPEVVVKRKPSDEEPLSALAFKIMSDPHLGKLTFVRIYSGRLESGTAVLNSVKGKKERIGKIYRMHANKREEIESVGAGDIVAVMGLKQTTTGETLSDDKNPVILESMDFPAPVIQVAIEPKSKGDQEKLGVAIQRLAEEDPSFQVHSDEETGQTIIGGMGELHLEVLVDRMRREFKVEANVGKPQVAYRETIRKAVERVDYTHKKQTGGTGQFAKVQIAIEPIEGGDASYEFVNKVTGGRIPKEYIPSVDAGAQEAMQFGILAGYEMTGVRVTLLDGAYHEVDSSELAFKIAGSQAFKEAARKASPVLLEPMMAVEVTTPEDYMGDVIGDINSRRGQIQAMEERAGARVVKGLVPLSEMFGYVGDLRSKTSGRASYSMQFDSYAEVPRNVAEEIIAKAKGE; this is encoded by the coding sequence ATGGCTACCACTTCACTTGACCTGGCCAAGGTCCGCAACATCGGGATCATGGCCCACATCGACGCGGGCAAGACGACCACCACCGAGCGGATCCTCTTCTACACCGGCGTCAGCTACAAGATCGGTGAGGTCCACGACGGCGCTGCCACCATGGACTGGATGGAGCAGGAGCAGGAGCGTGGCATCACGATCACCTCTGCTGCCACCACCTGTCACTGGCCGCTCGAGGACAACGACTACACGATCAACATCATCGACACTCCCGGGCACGTCGACTTCACGGTCGAGGTGGAGCGTTCGCTCCGCGTGCTCGACGGTGCCGTCACGGTGTTCGACGGTGTCGCCGGTGTCGAGCCGCAGTCCGAGACGGTGTGGCGTCAGGCCGACCGTTACGGCGTGCCGCGCATCTGCTTCGTGAACAAGCTGGACCGTACCGGCGCCGAGTTCCACCGCTGTGTGGACATGATCTCGGACCGCCTGGGCGCCGTCCCGCTCGTCATGCAGCTGCCGATCGGCGCCGAGATGGACTTCAAGGGCGTTGTGGACCTGGTCCGCATGAAGGCGCTCGTGTGGTCCGCCGAGGCGGCGAAGGGCGAGATGTACGACGTCGTCGACATCCCGGCCACGCACACCGAGGCTGCCGAGGAGTACCGCGGCAAGCTGGTCGAGGCCGTCGCGGAGAACGACGACGAGATCATGGAGCTGTTCCTGGAGGGCCAGGAGCCCACCGAGGAGCAGCTGTACGCCGCGATCCGTCGCATCACCATCGCGTCCGGCAAGTCCGACGGCGTCACGGTCACCCCGGTGTTCTGTGGCACGGCGTTCAAGAACAAGGGCGTCCAGCCCCTGCTCGACGCGGTCGTGCGCTACCTGCCGACCCCGCTCGACGTCGAGGCCATCGAGGGCCACGACGTCAAGGACCCCGAGGTCGTCGTCAAGCGCAAGCCGTCCGACGAGGAGCCGCTGTCGGCGCTGGCGTTCAAGATCATGAGCGACCCGCACCTCGGCAAGCTCACCTTCGTCCGGATCTACTCCGGTCGCCTGGAGTCCGGCACCGCGGTGCTGAACTCCGTCAAGGGCAAGAAGGAGCGCATCGGCAAGATCTACCGCATGCACGCGAACAAGCGTGAGGAGATCGAGTCGGTGGGCGCCGGCGACATCGTCGCCGTGATGGGCCTGAAGCAGACCACCACCGGTGAGACGCTGTCCGACGACAAGAACCCGGTGATCCTGGAGTCCATGGACTTCCCGGCGCCGGTCATTCAGGTCGCCATCGAGCCCAAGTCCAAGGGTGACCAGGAGAAGCTGGGTGTCGCCATCCAGCGTCTCGCGGAGGAGGACCCCTCCTTCCAGGTCCACTCGGACGAGGAGACCGGCCAGACCATCATCGGTGGTATGGGCGAGCTGCACCTCGAGGTGCTGGTCGACCGTATGCGCCGTGAGTTCAAGGTCGAGGCCAACGTCGGTAAGCCGCAGGTCGCCTACCGTGAGACGATCCGCAAGGCCGTCGAGCGCGTCGACTACACGCACAAGAAGCAGACTGGTGGAACCGGCCAGTTCGCCAAGGTGCAGATCGCGATCGAGCCGATCGAGGGCGGCGACGCCTCGTACGAGTTCGTGAACAAGGTGACCGGTGGTCGTATCCCGAAGGAGTACATCCCTTCGGTCGACGCCGGTGCGCAGGAGGCCATGCAGTTCGGCATCCTCGCCGGGTACGAGATGACGGGCGTCCGCGTCACGCTTCTCGACGGTGCCTATCACGAGGTCGACTCCTCCGAGCTCGCCTTCAAGATCGCCGGCTCGCAGGCCTTCAAGGAGGCCGCTCGCAAGGCCAGCCCCGTGCTGCTCGAGCCGATGATGGCCGTCGAGGTCACCACGCCCGAGGACTACATGGGCGATGTCATCGGCGACATCAACTCCCGCCGTGGTCAGATCCAGGCCATGGAGGAGCGGGCCGGTGCCCGCGTCGTGAAGGGCCTCGTGCCCCTCTCGGAGATGTTCGGCTACGTCGGAGACCTCCGCAGCAAGACGTCGGGTCGCGCAAGCTACTCGATGCAGTTCGACTCCTACGCCGAGGTTCCGCGGAACGTCGCCGAGGAGATCATCGCGAAGGCCAAGGGCGAGTAA
- the rpsG gene encoding 30S ribosomal protein S7, with translation MPRKGPAPKRPVIIDPVYGSPLVTSLINKVLLNGKRSTAERIVYGAMEGLREKTSNDPVITLKRALENIKPTLEVKSRRVGGATYQVPIEVKPGRANTLALRWLVGYSRARREKTMTERLLNELLDASNGLGAAVKKREDTHKMAESNKAFAHYRW, from the coding sequence ATGCCTCGTAAGGGCCCCGCCCCGAAGCGCCCGGTCATCATCGACCCGGTCTACGGTTCTCCTCTGGTGACCTCCCTCATCAACAAGGTGCTGCTGAACGGCAAGCGCTCCACCGCCGAGCGCATCGTGTACGGCGCCATGGAGGGCCTGCGCGAGAAGACCAGCAACGACCCGGTCATCACGCTGAAGCGCGCGCTGGAGAACATCAAGCCGACCCTCGAGGTCAAGTCCCGCCGTGTCGGTGGCGCGACCTACCAGGTCCCGATCGAGGTCAAGCCGGGCCGTGCGAACACGCTCGCCCTGCGCTGGCTGGTCGGTTACTCCCGCGCCCGTCGCGAGAAGACCATGACCGAGCGTCTGCTCAACGAGCTTCTCGACGCTTCGAACGGCCTCGGTGCGGCCGTCAAGAAGCGCGAGGACACCCACAAGATGGCCGAGTCCAACAAGGCCTTCGCGCACTACCGCTGGTAG
- the rpsL gene encoding 30S ribosomal protein S12 has translation MPTIQQLVRKGRQDKVEKNKTPALEGSPQRRGVCTRVFTTTPKKPNSALRKVARVRLTSGIEVTAYIPGEGHNLQEHSIVLVRGGRVKDLPGVRYKIIRGSLDTQGVKNRKQARSRYGAKKEK, from the coding sequence GTGCCTACGATCCAGCAGCTGGTCCGGAAGGGCCGGCAGGACAAGGTCGAGAAGAACAAGACGCCCGCACTCGAGGGTTCCCCTCAGCGTCGTGGCGTCTGCACGCGTGTGTTCACGACCACCCCGAAGAAGCCGAACTCGGCCCTGCGTAAGGTCGCGCGTGTGCGTCTGACCAGCGGGATCGAGGTCACTGCTTACATTCCGGGTGAGGGACACAACCTGCAGGAGCACTCCATCGTGCTCGTGCGTGGCGGTCGTGTGAAGGACCTGCCCGGTGTTCGCTACAAGATCATCCGCGGTTCGCTTGACACCCAGGGTGTCAAGAACCGCAAGCAGGCCCGCAGCCGCTACGGCGCCAAGAAGGAGAAGTAG
- a CDS encoding DUF1707 and DUF4190 domain-containing protein has product MLASHADRERAVDVLRAGFGEGRLEKGEFDKRVERACGARTVGELALLVSDLPLGPVPQPAPVTAVPRTFLPAPRPRANGKAVGAAVCGLLCVPSLGFTGIPAVILGHAARAEIERTGESGDGLALTGLVLGWLSIASWSILMTLLIAVGLASG; this is encoded by the coding sequence ATGCTCGCCTCCCACGCCGACCGTGAGCGGGCCGTCGATGTGCTTCGGGCCGGCTTCGGGGAGGGGCGGCTGGAGAAGGGCGAGTTCGACAAGCGGGTGGAGCGGGCGTGCGGCGCCCGTACGGTCGGGGAGCTGGCGCTGCTCGTGTCCGATCTGCCGCTCGGGCCCGTGCCCCAGCCGGCGCCCGTCACCGCCGTACCGCGGACCTTTCTGCCCGCCCCGCGGCCGCGGGCGAACGGGAAGGCGGTCGGAGCCGCGGTGTGCGGGCTGCTGTGTGTGCCGAGCCTCGGGTTCACCGGGATCCCGGCGGTGATCCTCGGGCACGCGGCGCGCGCGGAGATCGAGCGGACGGGAGAGAGCGGCGACGGGCTCGCGCTGACCGGGCTGGTGTTGGGCTGGCTGTCGATCGCCTCGTGGTCGATCCTGATGACGCTGCTGATCGCCGTGGGTCTCGCCTCCGGGTGA